From a region of the Streptomyces venezuelae genome:
- a CDS encoding DUF3099 domain-containing protein — protein MGLAEDVRGRQRRYVISMAIRTLSVIATVLLWDVQRPVAILTLVAGALLPYVAVVIANAGRESTPSLPSHFVPAPVRPALDAGNLKKSSDQS, from the coding sequence ATGGGGCTCGCCGAGGACGTGCGGGGCCGCCAGCGCCGGTACGTGATCTCGATGGCGATCAGGACCCTGTCGGTCATCGCGACCGTGCTGTTGTGGGACGTGCAGCGCCCGGTGGCCATCCTGACGCTCGTGGCCGGGGCACTGCTCCCCTACGTGGCCGTGGTCATCGCCAATGCCGGGCGCGAGTCGACGCCTTCCCTGCCCTCGCACTTCGTCCCGGCCCCCGTACGGCCGGCGCTGGACGCGGGAAACCTCAAGAAAAGCTCAGATCAATCGTGA
- the moaA gene encoding GTP 3',8-cyclase MoaA gives MLLDTYGRVATDLRVSLTDRCNLRCTYCMPEEGLQWLGKSDLLSDDEIVRLIRIAVTHLGITEVRFTGGEPLLRPGLVGIVERCAALEPRPKMSLTTNGIGLRRTAQALKAAGLDRVNVSLDTLRPEVFKTLTRRDRHKDVIEGMAAAREAGLTPVKVNAVLMPGLNDDEAPDLLAWAVENAYELRFIEQMPLDAQHGWKRDGMITAGDILESLRTRFTLTEEGAAERGSAPAERWVVDGGPATVGVIASVTRPFCGACDRTRLTADGQVRTCLFATEESDLRAALRSGAPDEEIARLWKVAMWGKKAGSGLDDPSFLQPDRPMSAIGG, from the coding sequence GTGCTTCTCGACACCTATGGCCGCGTGGCCACTGACCTGCGCGTCTCACTGACCGACCGGTGCAATCTGCGCTGCACCTACTGCATGCCCGAAGAGGGGCTGCAGTGGCTCGGCAAGTCGGACCTGCTCAGTGACGACGAGATCGTCCGGCTGATCCGCATCGCGGTCACCCACCTCGGCATCACCGAGGTGAGGTTCACCGGCGGCGAGCCGCTGCTGCGGCCCGGGCTGGTCGGGATCGTCGAGCGCTGCGCGGCCCTGGAGCCCCGCCCCAAGATGTCGCTGACCACCAACGGCATAGGCCTGCGGCGCACCGCGCAGGCCCTGAAGGCCGCCGGGCTGGACCGGGTGAACGTGTCCCTGGACACCCTGCGCCCCGAGGTCTTCAAGACCCTCACCCGCCGCGACCGGCACAAGGACGTCATCGAGGGCATGGCCGCGGCCCGCGAGGCCGGTCTCACCCCCGTCAAGGTCAACGCCGTGCTCATGCCCGGCCTCAACGACGACGAGGCCCCCGACCTGCTGGCCTGGGCCGTGGAGAACGCGTACGAACTCCGCTTCATCGAGCAGATGCCGCTCGACGCCCAGCACGGCTGGAAGCGCGACGGCATGATCACCGCCGGGGACATCCTGGAGTCCCTGCGCACCCGCTTCACGCTCACCGAGGAAGGCGCCGCCGAGCGCGGCTCCGCCCCCGCCGAGCGCTGGGTGGTCGACGGAGGGCCGGCCACCGTCGGGGTCATCGCCTCGGTCACCCGCCCGTTCTGCGGAGCCTGCGACCGTACCCGGCTCACGGCCGACGGCCAGGTGCGTACGTGCCTGTTCGCGACCGAGGAGTCGGATCTGCGTGCGGCCCTGCGCTCGGGCGCCCCGGACGAGGAGATCGCCCGGCTGTGGAAGGTCGCGATGTGGGGCAAGAAGGCCGGGTCCGGTCTCGACGACCCGTCCTTCCTGCAGCCCGACCGCCCGATGTCCGCGATCGGCGGCTGA
- a CDS encoding GlsB/YeaQ/YmgE family stress response membrane protein gives MSWLWAIIVGFVLGLIAKAILPGKQHQPLWLTTLMGIIGSVLGNAVAGWIGVADTRGIDWTRHLLQLAGAVLFVFLGEMAYKAMRGGSRQMT, from the coding sequence ATGTCTTGGTTGTGGGCGATCATCGTCGGTTTCGTGCTGGGGCTGATAGCCAAGGCCATCCTGCCGGGCAAACAGCACCAGCCCCTCTGGCTGACCACGCTGATGGGCATCATCGGCAGCGTCCTCGGCAACGCCGTCGCGGGCTGGATCGGTGTCGCCGACACCCGCGGCATCGACTGGACCCGGCACCTGCTGCAGCTCGCGGGAGCGGTCCTCTTCGTCTTCCTCGGTGAAATGGCCTACAAGGCGATGCGCGGCGGCAGCCGTCAGATGACCTGA